The genomic window ttacaagacatcagcctgatatctgcagactgctgctagctagcgttagcgcCCTGCAGATAGAGATGAACTGTACAATGTAGAGTCTGGAAACTGTTCAGTCGACTCCCAGAGCTTCAACTAAACTAACAATAGTGCGTTTTGTAATTACTTGATTTTTacgatttagacattttacactttgtgcaaaaagaaaaattagaATTAATTATATTGGCTAGCCCTAAGTGGCGTGTTAAGTGGTTACGGCGCAGCTTTGGAGCCTAAGCTGTAGCAGCAGTAGCTAACATGTGCTCAACTATGTAACTACGCATCAGGCTTACGCTGCCAACAGAGACACCACATGAAGTCCATAAGAACTGTGCTTCTGGTGGAGGTTCGCTGAGTGAAGTCAGGTTTAAGAAAGTCTCAGTAATCTGCTACTTtcagtaataaacatttaaCAAGTCCTTCTCCTTACTGTGATCGCTGTTCTCCGTCAGTGAGTAAAGGTACAGAAACATGGCGATCACgtgttttttacactttttaaattttcattttatacatcatacagatttttttttaccccccccccccccccccccttttaaAAGGCCAATACTGCTTTGAAGACAgctaaaaaaataatcaaaaaaggaaacatttcatCTAAACACGTGTGATACATTCATCTAGTGTTGTGGTGGTGAAATCAACGGGTGAAGTCCAACGCAAaagtataaattaaaaaaacactttatggGTCACATACATGTCACAAACACCATGGCTGATTTTCTGGTCTTACCTAGAGGTCCTTTTCCTGAAGCTTTGGCCTTCATTGCCTCCATCGCCTTCTGCTCCTCCTTCTGCTTCTGCTTGAAGGCCATGTcatcctgcagacacacacacacagtttataaTGCTTCAACTGATATCACTTCTGTCGTATATTCTTCTTGTGTTTGGGTTGCaactaatgtttatttatgaCTATTTTTGCAGCTAAATGATTTATCACTTTagtcaaataaataagtaagtaaataaataaaaattcaaatttatatCACAGGTTCCCAGAGCAAAAACGGCAACTGACTGATGAATTTTAATAAATCTTTTCACGTTTCTTAATAAAACCGAAAAATATTGGATTGGGGAATAATCAGTATTGGGAACATATTATTGGAGCTGAAAGAAATAATCTCAAGCCATAAAAGCCATAAAAGCCTGACATTTCAAGTATTTACggtttttcttctttacatCCTTCTAAACTGAatcttttttggcttttggactgttgctgAAACATTTTCAGGCTAATTACTTAAGATGAAAACTtatcaatgatgaaaatgagtGAATGGTAGCTGTAGCTTTAAATATGAGTTATTGTTGTTAATTTAGAAAATACTGTATGGATGCATCCATACATTAGAGCAAGCAGAtttaacagaaatgtcaaagtAATTTCTcttaaaagcatatttttatttcatattgtcCAATTCTATGTCATAAAAAAGATTTTGTTATACAAGCTATActgttcatatacagtatggaTCAGCAATTAGGTTCAACCATGGGCCAGTTCTTTCTGCACTGCTTATGGGGGGGGCTACATATAGGCGCAGtgaaaacaaagctaaaatggttttaatatgttctgtttattccttttcagtcattcattcaagAATAAATGGACTTATTTAATAGTTTTAGGGTTGAATCTGAGAGCAGATTTCATAATTCCCATAAAGCTCATAGAGTGGCAGCAgctcataaacatgaacatgtctTTGTTACAGTCCATAGAAAGGAGgaattttagcttttttttccctttagaTGGCCGTATATTTTTGATGGAGGGCCAGATTTGCCTACCACAGATGTACAGTATCGATCATCTCTGAGCACAGAAGGACACTTACCTCATCCATGTCCTTGGTCTGTTTCTTGGGCGCCTTCAGTGGTTTCTTTTTGCCTCCTGaggacaataaatgaaaagttagcTCGCTGTCTGCAAAAAAGACTTGTCAGACAGTAGACAAAAGGACAATGGTGATACGTGACATAAACCCACTGCAGCAAGAAGCCCCCTATATGGATTTCAAATTTTAGAATAGACATTAGTTTGCCTGTTAATAACACAGGcattaaatatttaagattttGTTTGGGATGCAAATTTCAAGTGATTTTCGACAATTTATGAAATACTATGGACTTCAttaaaaggtgcagtgtgtagaattttgtGGCATCTAGCaaaacggacttggcagaaatttaatgtaatatccatgagtgtgttttaattagtgtataatcacctaaaaataagaatcattgtttTTTCGTTAGCCTAGATTGAGCCCTTTacatctacatagggagcgggtcttcttccacggagcccaccgtgttgcaccaccatgttcctacagtagcccagaacagataaatcaaacactggctGTAGACAGTTTTTGGCAGCCACCgcaggttctcctacacacttggaaggggaggaagatgagggggagggggggtgaggaggggtattcagttggttgtaattcgcaacctcaccgctagatgccactaaatcctacacactgatcctttaaaataGCCGCAGTCTTGTACTGTAGATACCTTAAACGTTGTCCAATAAATATCTacacattttctgacagttacaCCGCATCTCCCTCGTCTTCTGCATTACCggttaatatatttttgaacaGTTAAATTATCGACGGCAATTAATCTATCAGTCATTAACAATTCTAGTTGCTTGGAAGATAATTTAAAAAGCCGAATGTCCAAAACGATAGCCGTGAATCGTACGTGGTCAAAATAAATACTCTAtcttgtgtttatatttgtaaacaaagaaaaaggcgttaattttctaaaaaaaatgaacGTATTCTGGCAAAAGAAGAAACCGTTACCAGGCTCGCGCGCTCTTCAGCAGTTAGTTAAGTTAGCTAGCTGACACGTTATGCTGAGTTTTGTCGCGTTGTCAAAAAATAATCTCTTATGACGACAGACATTTCGAGTAGAAGAAACAACGACGTCTCACCTTCTCTGCCGGACATGTTTTAGATTTGTAAGGGAGGTGTAAAGAGAAGAATTAAACGTATTCCGCTGAGAATGTAGCCGGCTGTGTGACTATAATCCGCACTGACAGGACCCCAGCGAACTGTGAACCGGAAACAGAATATCTGTTTTATATGCCTGATCAAAAATCCACCCGGTGTTACGTTTTAACGAGTGaccgtgttaactggtgactttcAGCCGGTTGCGTCCGTGGTTGCGCGTTGTGGAGGCAGCTGTTGAAACCAGATACAAATCACATAGGTGTCCTCAGTGAAGCCTTAAATTGAAAACAGCTTTCATTTACAAACCTccctttattattttatgctgCTCCATTTGCTCCTTTTCATTTCTTATGTGTATTATAGATCTGTTATTAATGTCATATCTGTGTCCACTGGTTTCAAgttgtatgttgttttgtaatatgtgatttgttttatggagtttggaagaaaaaaagtccTTAAATTCTCTTAAATTAAataaccaccaccaccaccaaaaaaaGGATGagttgtcattttatttgtgtggtGACAGAAGGAACAATAGCTAAATTAACTGGATAACACATGTGCAATATATTCAGAGACACCTCTCGCACCTTacttcaaaaaatatatatatgtttttttttcatcctatACCAATATACAGTTTACTAATCGTGCCCCTCTGGATTATTTCCCTTATACATTCAATACATTATTAGTTTTTATATTCAAAAAAGTATCTGAATTCCCTATATATAATTGTGGTGGAGTAGTTTGATGGATATCTCTGGTTGCAGATGACAGCAGAATTTTAATACCTTACAGAATAGCgtcaaagacaaaaatgttatACTCTGATAAGAATTCACTACAAGTAAACATATGACCCTCCTTTTTAAACAATTACACAGATCAGTATTGATTCAAGTAAAATTATTAAGGCTTTTAAGAGGACACCTACGTCACTACGAGGACCCACGACGCTGAACGTCAGTCACAAGTTAACACGGTCACTCGTTAAACCGAAACTCCCTTTCATTTGACATCATGATGCTAACTATAAATTAGCTCAAAGAAACTTCATCCATGTGACATGTTTGCTTTGACAGTATTGAAGAAAACaggtatatttattttgtcaccTTGTTATATGAGTTAAAACGTCATCACGGATCGTTTTTCAGCTACAGTTTAAAGCTCATATGTTGGcaatgaaacagagaaacaggaaCAGAGCAGTCAGCTAACCTTGGAGGAACTAATTTGATTTAAGTTATAGTAATGACGTTCATGTCTGTAAACTTTATCTCTCTCCAGTCTGATTATTGATTTGATGTATCAGCCACATTAGTGGTGTTGAGTTGTGGTTTGTTTATGATGAATTTAGGACAGTTCACTGTATTGAAAGTCATTCATCATGCTGTATGTACAGAGTCCATATTagtcatgttttctttcatgttttacatttagtaGCAGTAAGGATGTGGTTAGAAAGTTCTTCAATTTTGGTATTTAAGTATCTGTTATTGATTTTAGATGTGAGTTATGTCACTTCACACAAATGTGAATTCAATAACAGAATAACATGAAGGGTTTCCTTTAGAGCTGTTagttgattaatggattagttggcaaccattaaattaattgccaactataatgataatcagttaattgtttggagtcattctttaagaaaacatatgtccaaattctttgattccagcttctcaaatgtgaataatttcttgatcctttagtcttctgtgacagtaaactgaatatctttggttgtggactgttggtcgggacacAATTGGACATTTGCAGGTGTCACCTTGTACTGTGGGGAACAGTGATATAGATtgttcacaattttctgacattttataggccaaacaataaatcaataatcgAGAagataatcaacagattaattgatagtgaaaatccttagttgcagccctagtttcCTTTGTTATGGTTTCATTATTGACGATGGCTGTTGACAAAACTCATGtgaacatatattttaaaaaaacttaccacattaataaataattttactgGCCCATGCAATGATGAATTTTGTCTTGAAGATGTTTTTTGAGTTATTATTCTATTGAAACTGGACCCAGTTCAGTTGTCCGATCCCTCTGACACAACAGCACACCTCCAGCTGATCTCAATGAGATGTCCTGAACCTGGCAACATGTACAGTCGATAGTTTATCTGTCatctaatattttatatacGGTTGTTCTCACAGGTGCCTGTTCCAGTGTCAGCTCCGTAGCTGCAGTGAAAGTGAAGCTCTGACAGTTTTCAAGCTGGATTTCTGACCGCTGCTTTTCTCAATGAGGTacttatttaaaatgttgaccACAGAGGAGAACTGAGCTCTACGACTGGTTTTATGTCAAAATACAGCACTGATGCTGAGGATTAACAGTATCTTTACTGTGTCAGGTACAGAGGAGCTCAGATCTGTCTCTGGGCTCATGGCTCATGCTGTTTATCCCGCCTCTTCCCGCCTGGATCTCTGCCTGGCAGAATCGTTCTGGTCCGAACCTACAGTGCTCACCATCAGCCTGGCTCCCCCCCACCTACTAACCCAGCCCCTCCTGAGGGGAAGGGAGGAGCCGAGGTGGTGAAGGAGCACGCCCTGGCTGCCTTACAGGTACAGGAAATCCCTGTGTTGACTCTTTCCAGACCAGAGACATCACTGCTAACATGTTCATTACCACATATTAATCTGTATTAacaattttataataaaaacacatctatcATCTGATACAAAGACATTaaagcattaaacacaaaagaaCACAAGACCAAATAATTTCATCACTAAAATAATTTGtcctttttctccctcctcttcctcctccagcatgCAGGTGATGTGGGGCGGCAGTGGGGTCAGTGGTCGGCTCAGATGACCACCGCCACAGTCAACAACTGGTGGGAGAGGTACGAGGAATTCGTCGGTCTCAACGAGGTCCGCAAGGCCCAAACCAAGGTCACTGAGGTCAGTAGACAGTAAGAAGCACCTCAACTCGCAACCGCCAAGTTTAGTCGACCGTCACGTATATATAAATGGGGTAGACAAAATAAGAGAAACATCTCTCAGTACACAATACAGTTTAATAGCACCGCAGACTAGAGCCTCCTTATATTGAATCAACACCTCAATAAAACTGAGCATCATAAGCTTCATGAAGGAAGGATTTGTTGCAGGACTGTTGTACTGAGCCTAATTCAGACAGGATTAATTTCTTCAAGGAAAGTCAGGtgattttaataaataaagtgcTGGCCAGTGAGTTTAACCCCAACCAGACCACGTGTTTAATTTTTCACCCCAGACCTCAGATGTAATTACAGCCCCAAAGTGCCCACTGGTTCCTCTGTAATTTAAGGCCCATCCAGAGAGGTGCTCTGCGTATTAAAAGTGTATATGGATTTTCATCAGTTCTTTGTAATAACTGAAGATATAGAAAACGTATTTTCCTTGATGGATTCCAGCTCATAACAACCAATTTTTAGTCAACTTGTACAATTAAGGAAAACATTATGAGAGTAATACCTTACAAGTGCATCAGACGGGCTGTTTTAACGTCTTATTCTGTCTTCGCTGGTCTGTCTTTGTACAGCTTAACTGATTTcaactgtaaaaccaaaacaggcATCCAGAAAGAGTCATTTGAGTAGTTTTCAGCTTGTaggtaaataattaaattaccAGTAAATAGAAGCCAGTTGGTGAtgataataaatattgttttcctGTAGAATATCCTTGTACTGAAAACCAGCTCCTGTAGTTTTGCAAAAGTTAAATGTCATCTGGAACAATTACTTTAATTACTGAGGAGCACGGCAAATCTTTAATTACTGACCTGCCCCTGTAATATTTATCTTGTCTGTACGGGTGATTTATCATGAAATTTGTCTCGGCAGAATTAACTTTTCATTATGTTAGTGGAGGAGTTCAGCTGAGTGAAGGCAGCTTGTGTCAGCACTGTGCAGCTGGAGGAAACTTTGGAAATCCAGCATCCAGGATGCTGTGTGTTCATTTTAAGAGTCAGTGAAATTAGACCTGCATTATAGATGAACTCCAAAAAGTCACGGAGGATGATACATACTGAGAAAaatctgatgtgtgtgtttcgcCCAGGCTGAGGCAGCGTTCATGGTGGCCAGAGGGATGGTACGAGAGGCTCATTCCAGCTTGGAGGCTCTGCAGGGCAGGCTGAAGGAGGTCAGAGACCGGCTGGACAGAGTCTCCAGGGAGGAGGCTCACTACCTGGAGCTGGCAACGATGGAGCACAAACTGCTGCAGGTTAGTTGTGGCATAAACAGGTGTTTAGACATATGAATATACAAGCAAAACAAATACTAAAAAGAAACcctttaaatcttttattttaacatgaatatGTTTAGAAACTTCATTTGTATCAAGATCAAGACTTTCATCAAATAGACAtttatgtgaaataaagaagaagatgaaTCATGCCTTTTAGTGGATTATAGAAGCCTTAAACTcattatatgtatgttttatatgtaggaaaatgaaacaatccAGGTAAAAATTGTTGTTGCAGATGTTGCTGTCAGTCATGATGTTATTGTTGATACAACCACCAGATGGCACcaaagtaaaacatttaaaaatcccTGCACAATGTAGCTTActtgatgataataatgacaaataTCCACCACATTACCACAGCTTAAAGGGCTTAATTTGTTGTCACAGATGTTGCCTGAGCAGTCAGTGAGACTTATATAGGTAGATATTGGCATTACGGTGTATTAGATCCAGATAGTTTGAGATCAGAATAAGATTAAGTAGATTTAGCCACAGTGGCACATAAACTACCACCAAGTAATGAAACAATTATAATTACCTTGTTGATAATGATGTTGTAGGGAATTAAGTTATCAGTCCAGTTAGAGAGATCAgttaaaaaatgatctgtttGTGGAATAAACAGATTGAATTTGACCCTAACCCTCACGCTCTCTCCTGAACGCAGGAAGAGCGTCGTCTCCGGACAGCCTACGAGAACGCcgaggctgcagagagggagaagtTCGCCTTGTTTTCAGCAGGCGTCAGGGAGAGCCACGAGAAGGAGAGGACGAGAGCCGAACGCACCAAGAACTGGTCCATCATCGGCTCGGTGCTCGGAGCCCTGATCGGGGTCATGGGATCAACGTACGTCAACCGCGTCCGCCTGCAGGTGAGGAAGAGTGATGATGGCTTTGACTTAAATAAtcagagtccaaggtgacgaTAGATAGATATTCAACTTACAATGATGTAAGAAATGGATCTCGAGCaggaaatcttcacatttgGGAAGCAAGAACCAAAGAATGGTTGGCATTTTTAGGttgatgaattaattaaatgattaattgatcaaaatTGCTGCAAAGTTCACCaaataatggattaattaacattttttgtaaCATTGTGAACTCAAAAAATGTTGTTTGATGCTGCCAGGTTGGATTTACAGTTTatgatttattgtcattttgacAGGAAAATGATTATAAACTTAATTTCAATGCATCATTCACTACAAATCACACATACTTTTCTCTTAATTTTTTGAAGTGAACATACGAAGTTGTTTTGCTCCTTGTGCTGTATATTCTATCAGCGCTTCACTGGGAAACCAGTGTGCACTGATGATTGTGATCTGATAACATCTTCACTCCTCTTGTCTGTAGGAGCTTAAGAGTCTGTTGCTGGAGGCCCAGAAAGGTCCAGAGAGCCTGCAGGAAGCCCTCAGGGTTCAGGCTGGAAACCATCGCTCCCAGCAGGACGAGCTCAGAATGCTCATCGACAGCCTCAGGTTCACTCTGAAGGACGCCTTCACGAAGAAGGACGACTCCCTTCAGGAAAAGGAAAGTCCGACTTCAGACTCACCTGTTGTGCCTATTTCAGCCTTAAAAGACCTCCACATTGGCAGCGAAAGGACAGAGTCCCTCCTGGAGTCCCTCCCACCACAACTGGGCCAACTGGAGCAAGGACTCGGTCGGGTAGAGAGCGAAGTGTCTGTGGTGAGGAGGCTGCTGGAGACCAGTCCACAGAGGGAAATACAGGCTAGTCAGCCGCAGCCGGAGAGGCCTGAAAGACCAGCGAGAGGGGACCAGTGGGAGTCTGAGGTGGTGGTTAAGAGTCTAGAGGAAACCCAGAGGACACTGGGAGAAGGAATTAGGAAAAACACCTTTTATAACGCTGTGTTCGCGTACACTGCCACCGCCATCACCATCTCTGCTGTCTACATGCTGCTTAGAGGAACTGGTTAGAGAAGATACCTCAAGTTAGAATATGTAAACATGCACTTAAACACTACTGGTAATAatctaaattaattatttcagGATATAATATTTTCATGGTGGAAGTTTTCTAATAAACCGGTTTACAGGTGTTGATTTGGGCTCGTCATCTACCGCTGATGTTTGCTGAACTACTCAAGCCGAGAGCGACTGGTTGGCTCTAACAGTGTAATCAAGATAATTTAAAAGGAGTTTGGCCCTATTTCTAGCTATGTTGCATTCCACTGCTAGTGCTCAGCAGTATGAGCGTCTATCACATCTTTAAACAGTCAGATATGATCATCAGATTGATCAGATTTCTCCAAAATGTACTGAATGAAACACTTGAGTTCAGCATTGACGTCAGGTTGATGTCACATGCCATTATGTAATTATATGGGTGCGTCCATCAAATACTTTGTTGGTTtactttataaaatgtcaaaaaatagtgaaaacgcCCATCACAATTACCCAGAGCCCAAGATCACATCTTCATGtcgtttttttttgtccattcaACATTTCCAACATCCAGCATTAACCACTTACAGATCCCTGGGACAGAAATGAGCTGTAGGTGCTCCCATGTTTGTGGTAATTtggtaaa from Thunnus maccoyii chromosome 3, fThuMac1.1, whole genome shotgun sequence includes these protein-coding regions:
- the tma7 gene encoding translation machinery-associated protein 7, yielding MSGREGGKKKPLKAPKKQTKDMDEDDMAFKQKQKEEQKAMEAMKAKASGKGPLASGGIKKSGKK
- the ccdc51 gene encoding mitochondrial potassium channel, with the protein product MRYRGAQICLWAHGSCCLSRLFPPGSLPGRIVLVRTYSAHHQPGSPPPTNPAPPEGKGGAEVVKEHALAALQHAGDVGRQWGQWSAQMTTATVNNWWERYEEFVGLNEVRKAQTKVTEAEAAFMVARGMVREAHSSLEALQGRLKEVRDRLDRVSREEAHYLELATMEHKLLQEERRLRTAYENAEAAEREKFALFSAGVRESHEKERTRAERTKNWSIIGSVLGALIGVMGSTYVNRVRLQELKSLLLEAQKGPESLQEALRVQAGNHRSQQDELRMLIDSLRFTLKDAFTKKDDSLQEKESPTSDSPVVPISALKDLHIGSERTESLLESLPPQLGQLEQGLGRVESEVSVVRRLLETSPQREIQASQPQPERPERPARGDQWESEVVVKSLEETQRTLGEGIRKNTFYNAVFAYTATAITISAVYMLLRGTG